Below is a genomic region from Pseudomonas sp. JQ170C.
GGAGTTGGCTTTGGCGATTTCGGCGAAATCGGCACCGGCTTCGATCTGAGCCTTCAGTTCATTGCACTTGTCTTCAGTGGCAACCAGGATGTGACGGGCAGTGGCTTTGGCCATGGGAGATACTCCTTTGCAAGAAAGTGCCGAGACTACCGGATTGCAGCGGTTTTTTCCTGCGCAATGTCACGCAATGCCGCCGCCCCCTGACGCAACAGCGCTTCGGTCCCGTCCCAGCCCAGGCAGCCGTCGGTGATCGACACCCCGTATTTGAGCGGTGCAGTGCCCAGTGCCTGGCAGCCGTCGAACAAATGGCTTTCGAGCATCATGCCAATCAGTGACGCGTCGCCCTGCAAGCGCTGCTCCAGCACCTCGTTGAACACCTGGGGCTGGCGCATCGGGTCTTTGCCGCTGTTGGCATGGCTGCAATCGACCATCACCCGCGCACTCACGCCCGCCTTGGCCAGGCCCTGGCGCGCCTGGGCAATGCTCTGGGGGTCGTAGTTGGGGCCTTTGTTGCCACCGCGCAGGACAAGGTGGGTGTCCGGGTTGCCCAGGGTTTCGATGATGGCCGGGAATCCTTGCGCATCCATACCGAAGTGCCGATGGCTGTGGGCGGCGCTGCGAATCGCATCGCAGGCAATGCCGACACCGCCGTCGGTGCCGTTCTTGAAGCCGACCGGCAGGCCCAGGCCGCTGACCATCTCGCGGTGAATCTGCGATTCGGTGGTGCGTGCGCCAATGGCCGCCCAGCTGAGCAAATCGTCGAAGTAGCCGGCTGCCATCGGTTGCAGCAGCTCGGTGGCCACCGGCAGGCCGCATTCGAGCATGCTCAGCATCAGGCCGCGCGACAGCGCGATACCGGCGTGCATGTCATCGCTGCCATCCAGGTGCGGATCGTATGCCAGGCCTTTCCAGCCCACGGTGGTGCGTGGCTTTTCAACGTAGGCGCGCATGACCAGCAGCATCTGGTCGCTGACCTCTTCGGCCAGCCGTGCCAGGCGTTGGGCGTATTCGCGGGCCGAGCGTGGGTCATGGAGGGAGCAGGGGCCGACGATCAGCAGCAGGCGCGAATCTTCACCATCGAGGATGGCGCGTACGGCTTTGCGGTGACGTTCGACCTGGGCGGCGAGGGCAGTGGACAGCGGCATTTGCTGCTTGAGCAACAGCGGGCTCGGCAGGCGTTGGCTGACGGCGCTGTTGGCAGCGGTGGATTCGGACAGTGGCAGAGCGAGTGTGGACGATTGCATGTTCTGGATTCCCTGGGCGGATGGCGGGGTCTTGCCCGCGCTGTCGGCCCTATCGAGGTGTTCGACAGTTGGCCTGATTGGCGTCATGTGTTTCGGTGCCACCAACAAGTGACCGATCGGAGGCGGCAGACTGGCCCGAACGGGATTGGCTAAATCGCCAGGCGGTAAAGCTTGGGTAAAGGTGGTAGGTGGCGTAGTTCATGGGGTAATCCTCAGTATCTGTTCGGTTGCGTGGGGGCTTGAAAAACAAAACCCCCGATCGGAGGGGCCGACCGGGGGTTTGAGTATTCTCGTATTCGGCGGCCCCTTGAAAGTGGGCGCCGGTGTGGGTATCAGCGGCGCCTGTGGCTAAACCAATACCCAAAATAAAACGCAGCGGGAGCGGCCGTCGCGCACTCGGCAGCAGCCAGCACAGGGCGCGACAGGCGACCGGTGTTGTGTGCGTGAGTGAGGGTGGACTGCGACATGGGACTCTCCAGTTGATGGGCCTGAGCTTACTTCAGGCGCCGGCGCGGTTTCAATGGCTAATTTCCATCTGCACGATTTATCACGACTATCGTCGCAGGTAGGCGGTGAAGTCGATATCGCCGGCGCTGAGGATCGCCTGCACGCGGTTGTGCACATTGAGCTTGCGCAAGATCGCCGACACATGCGCCTTGACCGTGGTTTCGGCGATGTCCAGGTTGTAGGCGATCTGCTTGTTCGACTCCCCCTTGGTCATGCGTTCGAGCACCAGCAGTTGCTTGCGGGTCAGGGCCTGCAGCAGCTCTGGGGCAAAGCCCGGGTGCTCGCTGTGGTTGCGCCGGGTGCCGGCCTTTTGCGTGCGGATGATGTCGGGTGGCAAGTAGACGTTGCCATTGAGGATCTGCTCGATGGCCTCGGTCATCTGCGAGCGCGGCGAGGATTTGGTGATAAAGCCCACAGCGCCATAGGTGATGGCCTGCAGCACGATCTGCTTGTCCTGTTCGGCCGAGACGATCACCACCGGAATGGTCGGTGCCTCGTTGCGCAGGTTGATCAACCCGCCCAGGCCATGCATGCCGGGCATGTTCAGGTCCAGCAGGATCAGATCCAGGTCGTCGTGTTCCCCGGTCAAGGCCAGGGCACTGTCCAGGTCGGCGGTTTCCATCACTTCGCTGCCGGGAAAACCATCACTGATGACGTTGTGGATGGCTTCGCGAAACAACGGGTGGTCGTCGGCGATCAGAATCTTGTACATGGCTTTGCACCTTATTGTTGTGGTTGTCGCTGCACCCCTACATTACAGGCCAGGCGCAACGCTTTGGAAATGCGACCATCGACAAGCAAAACAGTACCAAAGTAGTAGGCGCCTGGGCAGGGCCTGGCTCTAGCATGGGCGTGAACAACCGCCGGACAAGGAACCCTGCCATGGCCATATTGCTGGTCGATGATCACCCCATGCTGCGCCTGGGTGTGGCCCGGGTGCTGGAGCAGGGCCTGGAAGGGCTTGCAATCATCGAGGCGGGAAGCGGTGAAGAGGCCCTGATCAAAGTCGGCGAACAACTGCCGGGGCTGGTCATCATGGACTTCGACCTGCCCGGCATCAGTGGCCTTGAAACCACCCGGCGCCTGCGCCTGCGCTTGCCGCAACTGCGGGTGCTGTTCTTCAGTGAACACACCGAACTGGGCCTGGTGCGCCAGGCAATGGATGCTGGTGCGTGCGGTTTTCTCTCCAAGAACGTCGAGCCCGGAGTACTGCTTGAGGCGGTGCGGCGGGTGCTGTGCGGGCATGCCTATATCGAGCAGACCCTGGCTACCGCCCTGGCCTTGCAGGCCCATGGCGGGCAGGGCGTGCATGCGCGGTTGCAGGGCCTGAGCCAGCGGGAAATCGAGATTTTCCTGATGCTGGCCAAAGGCAGCTCGAACCGCTTGATCGCGCAACAGCTGTGCCTGAGCAGCAAGACCGTGTCCAACTACCTGACCCTGCTCAAGAGCAAGCTGCAGGTCAGTTCCCAGGCCGAAATGGTGCACCTGGCCATCGAGGTCGGGCTGTTGCGGGTAGCGGCTTAGTTCCAGGTGTCCGGGCAGCCCTGGCAGCCCTCCATGTTGCTGTCCTGGAAGTTGGCGTAGTGCTGGCGGCTGCCCCGCAGGTCGGCACGTTCCAGGTTGCTTGCACCCAGCTTGGCTTCCTGGAGGTTGGCATCGGCCAGGCTTGCGCCCTTGAGGTCGGCCTTGCTCAGCCAGGTCATTTCAAGGTCGGCCGCTTGCAGGTTGCTGTTGTGCAGCGTGGCCCCGGAGAGCCGGGCAAATTCCAGGTAGGCCGCACTCAGGTTGGCGTCGCTGAAGTTGGCGCCCTGGGCGAACATGCCCCAGCTTTGCACCGCAATCAGCGTGGCGCCTTGCAGGTTGGCCAGGCGCAGGTTGCTTTGCTGCAGGCTGGCGCGGGTGAGGTTGGCGCCTTGCAGGTTGGCTTTTTCCAGGTTGGCCAGGTCCAGGCGGGCATGGCGCAGGTTGGCCCCGCGCAGGTCGGCACCGGCCAGGTTGATCTTGCGCAGGTCCTGGTTGCTCAGGTCGGCGCCACGCAGGTCGGCGTTGGGGCACTGGCTTTCGGGGGCAATGAGGCAGCCGTTGATGCGCGGCTGGGCATCGTCATCGGCGAAGGCGGGGGCCAGGGCCAGGGTGAGCAGTAGGGGCACGTAGTTCATAACAATCTCCTTGAGGGGTAGGAGCGGGCCTGTTGTGGGAGCGGGCTTGCCCCGCGATAGCGGTGTGTCAGGTAGATCGCTATCGCGGGACAAGCCCGCTCCTACTGGCTTAACGCTGAGCTGTCTTGGTATCCCAGGCCGGGATCTTGAACACCCAGAACGAACCACCTTGGGCCACCGGCTTGGTCAGCTCGGCCATGTCGCCACCCCACAGGGGTACCGCACCGCCGTAGCCCACGGTCACGCCGATGTATTGCTCACCGTCCTGCTCCCAGGTGATCGGTGGCGAGACGATGCCGCTGCCGGTCTGGAATTTCCACAGCTCCTTGCCCGTCTTGGCGTCGAAGGCCTTGAAGTAGCCGTCACCGGTACCGGTGAACACCAGGTTGCCCTTGGTCGCCAGTACCCCGGCCCACAGTGGCAGACGCTCCTTGTGCTCCCAGACCATCTTGCCGGTGGTCGGGTCCATCGCGCGCAGCGAACCTACGTGGTCCTCATACATGCGCTTGATCCGGAAACCCATGCCCAGGTAGGCCGAGCCTTTCTTGTAGTTGACCTCCTCGGTCCAGTACTCCTCTTTCCACTGGTTGGACGGCACGTAGAACAGACCGGTGTCCTGGCTGTAGGCCATCGGGTTCCAGTTCTTGCCGCCCAGGAATGGCGGCGAGACTTCCACCGGCTTGCCTTTGGTCTGGCCAGGCTCGGGCTTGGCCGGACGCTGCCCCGGGTTCTCGACCGGGCGTCCGGTCTTCAGGTCGATATGGCTGGCCCAGGTGATGTTGTCGGCGAACGGGAAGGCGTTCTTGAGCTTGCCGTTGGTGCGGTCGACCACATAGAAGAAGCCGTTGCGGTCGGCGTGGGCGGTGGCCTTGTACTGCTTGCCGTCCTTGTCCTTGTAGTCGAACAGCACCAGCTCGTTGTTGCCGGAGAAGTCCCATGCATCGTTCGGCGTGTGCTGGTAGAACCACTTCACTTCGCCGGTGGTGGGGTCTACGCCGACCTGGCCAGAGGTGTAGAGGCTGTCATAGTCGTGGGGGTTGCCGTCCTTGGAGGTCCGCGCCCAGGTGTTCCACGGCCCCGGGTTGCCGGCGCCGACGATGATGGTGTTGGTCTCGGCATCGAAGCTTGCGCTCTGCCAGGGTGCGCCACCGCCGTGGCTCCAGGCTTCGACCTTGCCGGTCTCGGTGTTCGGGTCATCGGGCCAGGACGGCGCCTTGACGTCACCGGTCGGGGTGCTGTCCTTGCCGTTCAGGCGGCCCATGTGGCCTTCGACAAACGGCCGCATCCACACTTCTTCACCGGTCTCGGGGTCGCGGGCATACAACTGACCGACCACGCCGAATTCGTCACCGGAGCTGCCGTGAATCAGCAGCACCTTGCCGCTCTTCTGGTCTTTGACCAGGGTCGGGGCGCCGGTCATGGTGTAGCCGGCGCTGTGGTCGCCGAATTTCTTCTTCCACACGACCTTGCCGGTGTCCTTGTTCAGGGCCACGAGCTGGGCATCGAGGGTGCCGAAGAAAATCTTGTCGCCGAAGATCGCCGCGCCGCGGTTGACCACGTCGCAGCAAGGGCGAATGTTGTCGGGCAGGCGATGGTTGTAGGTCCACAGGCGCTTGCCGGTCTTGGCGTCGAGGGCGAAGACACGCGAGTAGGAGCCGGTGACGTAGATCACCCCGTCGTTGACGATGGCCTGGGACTCCTGGCCGCGCTGCTTTTCGTCGCCAAAGGAGTACGACCAGGCCGGGGTGAGCTTGAACACGTTCTTGTCGTTGACCTGGGCCAACGGGCTCCAGCGCTGGGCGTTGGTGCCCATGCCGTACTGCAGCACGTTGCCGGTGCTCTTGTGGTCATCGGCGATGTCATCCCAGCTCACCGGCTTGGCGAAGGCGGGTGCGGTCAGGGCCAGGCTGCCCATCAGCAACACGGCATGCACGGCGGCAGTCAGAGGCTTAAGCGAGGCGGGTAACGATCTTATTGTCATGGTTGGAGTTCCCAATGAAGGTTTTGGCCCTTCTAGCCTGGGATTTCCCTGCACGGCTTGATACGGAAAAACTCCCGCCCTTTGCGGGAAAACTTCCCAAACCACCTGTGATTTGGCACTGCTCCGCAAGCGCTACGACCAAGGGAGTAGAGCGCGGCCCCCAAAGCAGCATGGGGCGGTAGGCGGTGGCTGCCTAAGCTGGCGAGCAACCTTTCAGTCGAGAGGTGTACGCGTGCAAACAGCAGTCGAGGGCAGAACAATGACAACAGCAAAAAACGCCTGGTTGAGCCTGATGGTGGTGGGCAGC
It encodes:
- a CDS encoding 3-deoxy-7-phosphoheptulonate synthase, whose product is MQSSTLALPLSESTAANSAVSQRLPSPLLLKQQMPLSTALAAQVERHRKAVRAILDGEDSRLLLIVGPCSLHDPRSAREYAQRLARLAEEVSDQMLLVMRAYVEKPRTTVGWKGLAYDPHLDGSDDMHAGIALSRGLMLSMLECGLPVATELLQPMAAGYFDDLLSWAAIGARTTESQIHREMVSGLGLPVGFKNGTDGGVGIACDAIRSAAHSHRHFGMDAQGFPAIIETLGNPDTHLVLRGGNKGPNYDPQSIAQARQGLAKAGVSARVMVDCSHANSGKDPMRQPQVFNEVLEQRLQGDASLIGMMLESHLFDGCQALGTAPLKYGVSITDGCLGWDGTEALLRQGAAALRDIAQEKTAAIR
- a CDS encoding response regulator transcription factor: MYKILIADDHPLFREAIHNVISDGFPGSEVMETADLDSALALTGEHDDLDLILLDLNMPGMHGLGGLINLRNEAPTIPVVIVSAEQDKQIVLQAITYGAVGFITKSSPRSQMTEAIEQILNGNVYLPPDIIRTQKAGTRRNHSEHPGFAPELLQALTRKQLLVLERMTKGESNKQIAYNLDIAETTVKAHVSAILRKLNVHNRVQAILSAGDIDFTAYLRR
- a CDS encoding response regulator; its protein translation is MAILLVDDHPMLRLGVARVLEQGLEGLAIIEAGSGEEALIKVGEQLPGLVIMDFDLPGISGLETTRRLRLRLPQLRVLFFSEHTELGLVRQAMDAGACGFLSKNVEPGVLLEAVRRVLCGHAYIEQTLATALALQAHGGQGVHARLQGLSQREIEIFLMLAKGSSNRLIAQQLCLSSKTVSNYLTLLKSKLQVSSQAEMVHLAIEVGLLRVAA
- a CDS encoding pentapeptide repeat-containing protein, which produces MNYVPLLLTLALAPAFADDDAQPRINGCLIAPESQCPNADLRGADLSNQDLRKINLAGADLRGANLRHARLDLANLEKANLQGANLTRASLQQSNLRLANLQGATLIAVQSWGMFAQGANFSDANLSAAYLEFARLSGATLHNSNLQAADLEMTWLSKADLKGASLADANLQEAKLGASNLERADLRGSRQHYANFQDSNMEGCQGCPDTWN
- the exaA gene encoding quinoprotein ethanol dehydrogenase, with translation MGSLALTAPAFAKPVSWDDIADDHKSTGNVLQYGMGTNAQRWSPLAQVNDKNVFKLTPAWSYSFGDEKQRGQESQAIVNDGVIYVTGSYSRVFALDAKTGKRLWTYNHRLPDNIRPCCDVVNRGAAIFGDKIFFGTLDAQLVALNKDTGKVVWKKKFGDHSAGYTMTGAPTLVKDQKSGKVLLIHGSSGDEFGVVGQLYARDPETGEEVWMRPFVEGHMGRLNGKDSTPTGDVKAPSWPDDPNTETGKVEAWSHGGGAPWQSASFDAETNTIIVGAGNPGPWNTWARTSKDGNPHDYDSLYTSGQVGVDPTTGEVKWFYQHTPNDAWDFSGNNELVLFDYKDKDGKQYKATAHADRNGFFYVVDRTNGKLKNAFPFADNITWASHIDLKTGRPVENPGQRPAKPEPGQTKGKPVEVSPPFLGGKNWNPMAYSQDTGLFYVPSNQWKEEYWTEEVNYKKGSAYLGMGFRIKRMYEDHVGSLRAMDPTTGKMVWEHKERLPLWAGVLATKGNLVFTGTGDGYFKAFDAKTGKELWKFQTGSGIVSPPITWEQDGEQYIGVTVGYGGAVPLWGGDMAELTKPVAQGGSFWVFKIPAWDTKTAQR